A portion of the Stigmatella aurantiaca DW4/3-1 genome contains these proteins:
- a CDS encoding ImmA/IrrE family metallo-endopeptidase gives MAKKNSWQHADVQRGEHAARRVYAELGISHPTEAPLEVLAYLRGALVRDLPMRGALGRISRVGPSAVISISTSISYAPRRRWTIAHELGHLELHKTGSQLELCKDADISENYDAGTEREANAFASEFLMPSTLWSKCVDVAEPNLDIVGTLAKEFEVSFTAAAIRFVKLCPECCCVVFAKEGKIEWFARGSDFDYQMQQGTKLDPYTLAFDYFKKGTVTTRPETVSASAWLSDKYVKADDELVEHCRILPHLGATLSLLWVPP, from the coding sequence ATGGCCAAAAAAAATAGCTGGCAGCATGCTGATGTACAACGGGGCGAGCATGCCGCGCGCCGGGTCTATGCTGAGCTCGGCATTTCGCATCCGACCGAAGCGCCATTGGAAGTTCTGGCTTATCTGCGTGGAGCCCTTGTCCGTGACCTGCCGATGCGTGGAGCGCTTGGCAGGATTTCACGTGTTGGCCCCAGCGCAGTCATTTCAATCAGCACCAGCATCTCGTACGCACCGCGGCGCAGATGGACCATCGCCCACGAACTCGGGCATCTCGAGCTTCACAAAACAGGAAGCCAGCTTGAGCTTTGCAAAGACGCCGACATCTCGGAGAACTATGACGCAGGTACCGAGCGTGAGGCCAACGCTTTCGCCTCGGAATTCTTGATGCCTTCCACGCTCTGGAGCAAGTGCGTTGACGTTGCGGAGCCCAATCTCGACATTGTCGGAACACTCGCAAAAGAGTTTGAGGTAAGCTTCACTGCCGCAGCCATCCGTTTCGTCAAGCTGTGTCCCGAATGCTGCTGCGTTGTGTTCGCCAAGGAGGGAAAGATAGAGTGGTTTGCACGGGGTTCCGACTTTGACTACCAGATGCAGCAAGGCACAAAGCTTGACCCTTATACCCTCGCCTTCGACTACTTCAAGAAAGGCACGGTAACTACCCGTCCTGAAACTGTCTCTGCCAGTGCTTGGCTATCGGATAAGTACGTCAAAGCTGACGACGAGTTGGTTGAGCATTGCCGCATACTCCCTCATCTGGGTGCAACGCTATCACTCCTCTGGGTTCCGCCTTGA